The genome window TGTGCGACGGGCGGCGTGCAGAGACACGCAGCGAGAGCACAGCTAACAAGGAGGGCGCGAACGAGCATCGGTCGAGAAGGGGCGGGTACAGCGGGGAACGCCGGGTTACAACGAAGCAACGACGGGACGATGAAACGGGAGGATTGGACGGTTTCGTATGTGGGCGCGCGGCGTCGTATGCCTCACCTCATCTATCCAGACTCCCGTGGTACCTGAAGATATGCAACCGAACTGAGAGCATTGAAGTCCACGTGGGAAGACGCGTTGGATTTGTGCGCTCGATGAGAGGGAGACGAACGTCAGTCGCCGACGTGCGCGTCGTCGCCCGCAAAGATCATCTGTGCTGCGCCCAGCAGGCCGACCTCATTTCCCATCTCCTCTCGTTCGATTCGGAGTCCCTCTCGGAGTGCTGTGGCTACGTAGCGGCGGAGCGCCTCCCGGGCGGAATCCAGAATGTAGTCTCCCGCCGCCGAAACGCCACCGCCAACGACAATGACACGGATGTCGAGAAGGTTGACGGCAGAGCCGAGGACGCAGCCCAACTTGTGACCGACCCAGGCGAAAATGTCGCGAGCAGCTGTATCACCGGCCTCCGCCGCATCGAACAACACCTTCGGGCTGAGGTCGCCCAAGTCCTCGCCGGCAAGATCGTAGACCTTGCTGTCCGGGTAATTGATGAGGTGATACCGTGCGTGCCGGGTCAGGAAGTTTTGGCCCGCGTACGCTTCGATTGCGCCGGCAACACCGGAATTGGCCACCGGGCCTTCATAGTCAATCGTCATGTGGCCGATTTCACCGGCAGCGCCCGTACTGCCGCGAAACATCCGGTTTTGATAAATGATCGCGCCACCGACGCCCGTCCCAAGCGTAGCCATGA of Longibacter salinarum contains these proteins:
- a CDS encoding ROK family protein, translating into MSEFAVGIDLGGTNLKAALVHRDDGVVSSVQHPTEAATGPDRVVARIVETVEELIKEAPGSVVGVGIGSPGAINWERTTVSNPPNFPGWEHVNLRDELSEVAGERPVIVENDANVAALGSAYHGAGQPHDSFIMATLGTGVGGAIIYQNRMFRGSTGAAGEIGHMTIDYEGPVANSGVAGAIEAYAGQNFLTRHARYHLINYPDSKVYDLAGEDLGDLSPKVLFDAAEAGDTAARDIFAWVGHKLGCVLGSAVNLLDIRVIVVGGGVSAAGDYILDSAREALRRYVATALREGLRIEREEMGNEVGLLGAAQMIFAGDDAHVGD